In the genome of Saccharomonospora viridis DSM 43017, one region contains:
- the lepA gene encoding translation elongation factor 4: MTQPRPSADTTFTPPEFIRNFCIIAHIDHGKSTLADRMLQLTGVVEERTMRDQYLDRMDLERERGITIKAQNVRLPWRYQGQDHVLHLIDTPGHVDFTYEVSRALEACEGAILLVDAAQGIEAQTLANLYLALDKDLHIIPVLNKIDLPAADPDKYAAELANIIGCEPEDVLRVSAKTGEGVRELLDQVVEQVPPPEGDSDAPPRALIFDSVYDTYRGVVTYIRVVDGKITPRERIRMMSTNATHELLEVGIISPEPKPCAGLGVGEVGYLITGVKDVRQSKVGDTVTLDRNAAEEPLAGYREPVPMVFSGLYPVDGSDYPVLRDALDKLRLNDAALSYEPETSAALGFGFRCGFLGLLHLEITRARLEREFGLDLIATAPNVVYQVFMEDGTEHIVTNPTDWPSGGKIAEVREPVSKVTVISPSEFIGAIMELCQGKRGQLLGMDYLSEDRVELRYKLPLAEIIFDFFDALKSRTRGYASLDYEEAGDQAADLVKVDILLQGEPVDAFSAIVHKDAAYAYGNKMASRLRELIPRQQFEIPIQAAIGSRIIARETIRAIRKDVLAKCYGGDISRKRKLLEKQKEGKKRMKTVGRVEVPQEAFVAALSSEDGDKADKDKGKGGKGKK; this comes from the coding sequence GTGACACAGCCACGCCCGTCAGCCGACACCACGTTCACACCACCGGAGTTCATCCGTAACTTCTGCATCATCGCCCACATCGACCACGGCAAGTCCACCCTGGCCGACCGGATGCTGCAGCTCACCGGTGTGGTCGAGGAACGGACGATGCGTGACCAGTACCTCGACCGCATGGACCTCGAGCGGGAGCGGGGCATCACCATCAAGGCGCAGAACGTGCGCCTGCCGTGGCGGTACCAGGGGCAGGACCACGTGCTGCACCTGATCGACACGCCGGGGCACGTGGACTTCACCTACGAGGTCTCGCGTGCGTTGGAGGCCTGCGAGGGCGCCATCCTGCTGGTGGATGCGGCTCAGGGCATCGAGGCGCAGACGCTGGCGAACCTCTACCTCGCTCTCGACAAGGACCTCCACATCATCCCGGTCCTCAACAAGATCGACCTCCCGGCCGCCGACCCCGACAAGTACGCCGCCGAGCTCGCCAACATCATCGGATGCGAGCCCGAGGACGTCCTGCGCGTCTCGGCGAAGACCGGTGAGGGCGTGCGGGAGCTGTTGGACCAGGTGGTGGAGCAGGTGCCGCCGCCGGAGGGCGACTCGGACGCGCCGCCGAGGGCGTTGATCTTCGACTCGGTGTACGACACCTACCGTGGCGTCGTCACCTACATCAGGGTCGTGGACGGCAAGATCACGCCGCGGGAACGCATCAGGATGATGTCCACGAACGCCACGCACGAGCTGCTGGAGGTCGGCATCATCTCGCCGGAGCCGAAGCCGTGCGCCGGGCTCGGCGTGGGCGAGGTCGGGTACCTCATCACCGGTGTGAAGGACGTCCGGCAGTCCAAGGTCGGCGACACCGTGACCCTCGACCGCAATGCCGCCGAGGAACCTCTCGCCGGTTATCGCGAGCCGGTACCCATGGTGTTCTCGGGGCTGTACCCGGTGGACGGCTCGGACTACCCCGTCCTGCGTGATGCCCTGGACAAGCTCCGGCTCAACGACGCCGCCCTCAGCTACGAGCCCGAGACCTCCGCGGCGTTGGGTTTCGGGTTCCGATGCGGATTCCTCGGTCTGCTGCACCTGGAGATCACCCGGGCCAGGCTGGAACGCGAGTTCGGCCTCGATTTGATCGCCACGGCGCCGAACGTGGTCTACCAGGTGTTCATGGAGGACGGCACCGAGCACATCGTCACCAACCCCACGGACTGGCCGTCCGGGGGCAAGATCGCCGAGGTGCGTGAACCGGTCAGCAAGGTGACCGTGATCTCACCCTCGGAGTTCATCGGCGCGATCATGGAGCTGTGCCAGGGTAAACGCGGCCAGCTGCTGGGCATGGACTACCTGTCGGAAGACCGGGTGGAGCTGCGGTACAAGTTGCCGCTCGCCGAGATCATCTTCGATTTCTTCGACGCTTTGAAGTCCCGCACCCGGGGTTACGCGTCGCTCGACTACGAGGAGGCGGGGGACCAGGCCGCCGATCTGGTCAAGGTGGACATCCTGCTGCAGGGCGAGCCGGTGGACGCGTTCTCCGCGATCGTGCACAAGGACGCCGCCTACGCGTACGGCAACAAGATGGCGAGCCGGTTGCGGGAACTCATCCCGCGGCAACAGTTCGAGATCCCCATCCAGGCCGCCATCGGATCGCGCATCATCGCCCGCGAGACCATCCGGGCCATCCGCAAGGACGTGTTGGCCAAGTGCTACGGCGGTGACATCTCGCGGAAGCGCAAGCTGCTGGAGAAGCAGAAAGAGGGCAAGAAGCGCATGAAGACGGTCGGTCGCGTGGAAGTGCCTCAGGAGGCCTTCGTCGCGGCGCTGTCCTCCGAAGACGGTGACAAAGCCGACAAGGACAAGGGCAAGGGCGGCAAGGGTAAGAAGTAG
- a CDS encoding nitronate monooxygenase — MFDSLRVPVIVAPMAGGPSTPELVAAAGRAGAFGYLAGGYLTAANLAEQIAAVRRLSDGVFGVNLFVPGIRSTVDLSAYVERMNREAARFDTRPGEPRWDDDGYSAKLDLLVESRVPVVSFTFGLPAESDVERLHEVGTTVVVTVTSPDEARQAAEVGADALCVQGFEAGGHRSLFTDDPDDPCGGPLYGLLAALRLVSSVTDLPLVAAGGIVHGADVAAVLTAGAVAVQSGTAFLQADEAGTNATHRRALAEGGRLTEFTRAFSGRPARGLVNRFLREHSDHAPAAYPQLHRLTKPVRAASSQAGDPEAMSLWAGQTYALARTGPAAEIIDTLWNEAREALTRVTKRFA, encoded by the coding sequence ATGTTCGACAGCTTGCGCGTGCCCGTGATCGTCGCGCCCATGGCCGGTGGCCCCTCCACGCCCGAGCTCGTCGCCGCGGCGGGGCGAGCCGGAGCCTTCGGATACCTCGCGGGCGGGTACCTCACCGCGGCGAACCTGGCTGAACAGATCGCGGCGGTCCGGCGCCTGTCGGACGGTGTCTTCGGGGTGAACCTGTTCGTTCCCGGGATACGCTCCACTGTGGACCTCAGTGCGTATGTCGAGCGGATGAACCGGGAGGCAGCGCGGTTCGACACGAGACCGGGGGAGCCGCGGTGGGACGACGACGGCTACTCCGCGAAGCTGGACCTGCTCGTCGAGTCGCGGGTTCCCGTCGTCTCGTTCACCTTCGGACTGCCCGCCGAGTCGGACGTCGAACGACTGCACGAGGTGGGCACCACCGTCGTGGTGACCGTGACCTCACCCGACGAGGCCCGTCAGGCCGCTGAGGTCGGTGCCGACGCGCTGTGTGTGCAGGGGTTCGAGGCGGGTGGCCACCGCAGCCTGTTCACCGACGATCCGGACGACCCCTGCGGAGGCCCGCTGTACGGGTTGTTGGCCGCGTTGCGGCTCGTCTCGTCCGTCACCGACCTGCCTCTGGTGGCCGCAGGAGGGATCGTGCACGGTGCCGACGTGGCGGCCGTGCTCACGGCGGGTGCCGTGGCGGTGCAGTCGGGCACCGCGTTCCTCCAGGCCGACGAGGCAGGGACGAACGCCACCCATCGACGAGCGCTGGCCGAGGGGGGACGGCTCACGGAGTTCACCCGGGCCTTCAGTGGACGTCCCGCCCGCGGTTTGGTCAATCGGTTCCTGCGGGAGCATTCGGACCACGCTCCGGCGGCGTACCCCCAGTTGCATCGGCTCACCAAGCCCGTGAGGGCCGCATCGAGCCAGGCGGGTGATCCGGAGGCCATGTCGCTGTGGGCGGGACAGACCTACGCGCTCGCCCGCACCGGGCCGGCGGCGGAGATCATCGACACGTTGTGGAACGAGGCACGAGAGGCCTTGACCCGGGTGACGAAACGATTCGCCTGA
- a CDS encoding zinc-binding dehydrogenase — protein sequence MFAVYAKEPNADDPLSSLVVGERPDPEVPEGWVRVSVRAASLNMHDIWTLRGVGIKPDQFPMILGCDGAGVLDDGSEVVLHSVINDPAWRGEETLDPKRTLLTEKYQGTFADSVVVPARNVLPKPAGLSFAEAATMGTAWLTAYRMLFVKSGLRPGQTMLVQGASGGVSTALVQLGRAAGFRVWVTGRTEEKRALAESLGAHATFEPGARLPERVDAVFETVGKATWSHSLKSLKPGGIVVVSGSTSGPDPSADLQRVFFLQLRVVGSTMGTRDELADLLSYVDLKGIRPQIGAEMPMTEAKQGFADMLAGNTAGKIVFTR from the coding sequence ATGTTCGCCGTCTACGCCAAAGAACCGAACGCTGACGATCCGTTGTCCTCGCTCGTCGTGGGTGAACGGCCCGATCCCGAGGTGCCCGAAGGCTGGGTCCGGGTGTCGGTGCGCGCTGCCAGTCTCAACATGCACGACATCTGGACCCTCCGGGGGGTGGGGATCAAACCCGATCAATTCCCCATGATCCTCGGCTGCGATGGGGCCGGGGTGCTCGACGACGGTAGCGAGGTGGTGCTGCACTCGGTGATCAACGATCCCGCGTGGCGCGGAGAGGAGACGCTGGACCCGAAGCGGACCCTGCTCACCGAGAAGTACCAGGGCACGTTCGCCGACAGTGTGGTGGTTCCCGCACGTAACGTGCTGCCCAAGCCCGCGGGGCTGTCCTTCGCGGAGGCGGCCACGATGGGCACCGCCTGGTTGACCGCGTATCGCATGCTGTTCGTCAAGTCCGGGTTGCGGCCGGGACAGACGATGCTGGTGCAGGGTGCGTCCGGCGGGGTGTCCACGGCGCTCGTCCAGCTCGGCCGTGCCGCCGGTTTCCGCGTGTGGGTGACGGGCAGGACGGAGGAGAAGCGGGCGTTGGCGGAGAGCCTCGGCGCGCACGCCACGTTCGAGCCCGGAGCGCGCCTGCCGGAACGGGTGGACGCCGTCTTCGAGACCGTCGGTAAGGCCACGTGGTCCCACTCGTTGAAGTCACTGAAACCGGGCGGGATCGTCGTGGTCTCGGGCTCCACCAGTGGGCCCGACCCGAGTGCCGACCTACAGCGGGTGTTCTTCCTTCAGCTGCGGGTGGTGGGCTCGACGATGGGTACGCGCGACGAGCTGGCCGACCTGCTCTCCTACGTCGACCTGAAGGGGATTCGCCCGCAGATCGGCGCCGAGATGCCCATGACGGAAGCCAAGCAGGGTTTCGCCGACATGCTCGCCGGGAACACCGCGGGCAAGATCGTCTTCACTCGCTAG